The Gossypium arboreum isolate Shixiya-1 chromosome 2, ASM2569848v2, whole genome shotgun sequence region GTTAAGGATTGTGACTTTGATCTGCTCTATTGGAGACGAGATCCGCAATTTTTTAGCCTACTCTActacaactttagagagataggatggtggcttaaatctgcttcactgcaacttcaagaatAAAAGATTCACCGTTTTTGATCTACTCCACTACAGGTTCAGGGgaacaagatctacaatcttcagcctactccattacaactttagggagataggatggtggcttaaatctgcttcactgcaacttcaggaagacaagattcaccgtcttcgatctgctccattgcaacttcagggaaacaagatctacaatcttcagcctactccactacaactttagggagctaggattGTGGCTTAAATCTACTTCACTGCAGCTTCAGGAAGACTAGATtcgctatcttcaatctgctccgctgcaacttcagggagacaagatctgtagAATTGGTTTCATAGGCCTATGcgtatgtcaaataattaggatgctatgattgaaatgaatcaactGTTCCTAAGtagatgtgatgcttatgtcaaataattagaatgctatgatcgaaatgaatcaagtgCTTCTAACTAAATGTGgtgcttatgtcaaataattaaaaTGCTAcgatcgaaatgaatcaagtgcttctaactaaatgaatgatcatgaatgtagaaatgtcatgagagTAATTCCTTTTTAAACGCTTAAGGTATCATTGTTCATAGTTCTATCATTGATGTGCTATCGCATCTTCCTGCTTAGCCATTATATTTGatagaaaatttgaagaaatagtcACAATTTGGACTATTTTTTCAATGTTTCCCACTTTTGAGCCTGGTTAGTTCTGACTAGTGGCcctgtttcaggtccttgtactatttagaaaccttctagagtaatatgcataacttcttttgtatgaatattataagtccaaaaatcgtgatttcaacaaaaatgctcgaaaaagattatcataatggacaagatggaattttattgagTAAAACTCGAAGTGAATACATTAAACAGGATAGCAAGTCTGCTAAGGCACAAAATAAAATGAGGAAAAaaaaggtgccccagatatcgcagcacgaGCTTCACTATTCCAATTTCTCAAAGGCTCATTTGAACTAAATGTGTGTTCAAGAGATCCTGCGTATTTTGTTGATGCTTCAAGGTGTACGGTTCTTCCCTCTTGTTAATTTTGGGAggacaagactaccacatgccccatgttcaaaatttgagttgcccgttttcgagttttcaactcaaaaaccactttggtctcaaagcgccctttgcgggttttcgccttggcctctccttttttttgggggggtctcaaggtgccctttgcgggttttcaccttggcctctccctcTTTAGGTAAAATACTTCTTGACGGAACCTAAATTTACAGGATTGGGCAAGtttttaccatccatctcggctagaatcaatactcctccggagaaagctttcttcaccacgtaGGGCCCctcccaattaggcatccattttcctctaaaatccttctgtatgggaagaatctttttcaaaaccaagtctccctcatggaattccCTAGGGCGAACTTTTttgtcataagcccgcatcattcgtttttggtacatctgaccatgacggatagctcttagcctcttttcctcaatcaagttcaattgatcatatcAAGACTGGATCCActctgcttcatccaactttagtTCCAACAATACTCGAAGGGACGGGATCTTGACTTCGATTGGCAAAACTGCTTCCATTCTGTAGACCaaagagaaaggcgttgccccagttgaggttctgactgatgttcgataagcaaagagggcaaatggtaatttctcatgccaatctttgtaggtctcagtcatcttccccacaatcttcttaatgtttttattggctgcttccactgccccattcattttcgggtgtatggtgacgagttgtggtgtctgatcttgaattggctgcaGACTTCCGCTATCgtactattgttcaagtttaatacattgtcagatatgatcctcttcggcattccatatcgacatatgatttctTTTTTCAGGAATTTGCTCACTACtgactttgtaacattggcatatgaagcagcttctacccatttggtgaaatagtcgataaccacaaaaataaACCGATGCCCATTAGAAGCTTTCGGCGATattggtccaatcacatccataccccacatagaaaaaggcaacggagaagtcatgacatacaGCGGCaaaggaggcacatgaatttagtctccatagatttggcatttGTGACATCTCTTGGCGTAATTGACacaatctccttccatagtggaccaataaCACCCAAagctcataatttgcctggccattataaagccattagcgtgtgtcccacagacgccttcatggacttcttccaagattttcttagcctctacagcgtctacacatcttaatagcacttgatcctttcttcttttgtataggatctccccatctaagacgtAGTCGATGGCCAATCTTCTTAGCGTCCTTTTGTCATTCTCGTTTGCCTGGTctgggtactcacgattcttcacgtaTTGTAATATATTGTGATACAAAGGgtgatcatctttttcttctttttcttcgatATTATAACAGTGGGCCGGagtttcataaatgctcatccggATGGGTTTTACATCTTCTTGTgtgttcaccttgatcatagagGCTAAGGTGGCCAAAGCAtcggccatctgattttcatccgATAGAAGGTAGCAGAAGGTAATGTCATCGAACTCTGTAACCAATTCAAGGACCAATTTTCGATAACCGACCAACTTGGGATCTCTGGTCTCTCATTCTctcttgagttgataaatcactagcgcagaatcttcatacacctctagcactttaatcttgtGTTCTATGGCTACATGGATTCCCATGATGCACGTTTCGTATTCTGCCATGTTATTCGtataatcaaaatccaatttactagtgaatggataatgatctccgtttggggataccaaAATTGCCTCGATTCTATTACCCACGGCATTTGATGCCCCATCAAAGTTTAGTTTCCAGGGAAGTTCTTCTGAAGCACCTTCTTCAGTGGTTGCAACAGACATTAGGTCTTCATTCGAGAAATCGAAGTTTAAAGGCTCGTAGtcttccaaagctctactggctagaaaatcagctattgcactcccttttactgttttctggttcacatagactaatTCAGAGAGCAGAATTTGCCATCGGACCATCtttccattcaaagctgttgacttCATCATGTACTTCAAAAGGtccagttttgagatgagccaagtagtgtgatacaacatatattgtcttaACCTTCGGGTTGTCTAAACCAGGGCACAACATAACTTTTCTATCGGTGGatatcttgtctcacattcagtgaactttttactaaggTAGTAAATgactttttctttccttcctgactcatcatgctgaCCCAGTACAAATCCCATGAAATTCTCAAATActgccaaatacagtatcaatggccTATCGAGGTTAAGTGGCATCAGCACCGGAGCGTTGGATAAGTAttgtttgaccttgtcgaaagccTTTTGGCATTCTTCATTCCATACACCTGGGTTGTGTTTCTTGAGAAGGTGAAagacagggtcacatttctcagttagttgtaAAATGAATCGAGCGatataatttaatcttcctagaaagcctcgaacctctttctgggtacACGGCGGAGATAGCTCTTGTTTGGCTTTGACTTTGTCTGGATCGATCTAAATCCCTTTCTCACTGACCACGAATCCGAGAAGCTTTCTAGACTTGGCTCCGAAGGTATATTTGGCTGGATTGAGTTTTAGATAAAACTTCTTCAACCTTAAGAACAACTTTCTCAGGACTTGTATGTGCTCCTTCTCTGTTCGGGACTTTgtgatcatatcatcaacataaacatcgatttctttatgcatcatgtcgtgaaaaaAGGTTTTTATGACCCTTTGATATGTTGCCCCCGCattcttcagtccaaacggcatcaccttgtagcagaacgtgcACAAATGTGGTCTTcttcatgtcttcaggatgcatcttgatctagTTATATTTGGAGAAACTGTCCATGAATGAAAACAGTGAATGTCCTaccgtgttgtccactagggtgtcaatatgaggcagtgggaaattatctttcgggctggctttgttcaaatctctatagtccacacacattcgtacctttccatctttcttagggacggAGATGATGTTAGCTACCTATtctgagtattttaccacctttAGAAATCCAGCGTCAAACTACTTTtgaacctcttcttttatttttagcaagacgtCGGACCTCATTCTTCCTGAACTGGCCTACATTCTTCCTTTATGGGGAGTTGGTGCACCACGATATTAGTGTCCAACCCaggcatatcttggtatgaccatgcgaagacatctttaaattcttgaagtaattcaaAAAGGTCTCGCTTCATCTCCATGGTGATACAAgttccgatcttcacctcttgtacctctcctaagctcacaatttctactgattctttgtgaggtaggatttgtttcttgtcctgttctaccatcctcaacaaatcaggagataggttatagccttggtcatcttcaaaatcttgaGAATCCTCCATACATatatctcgctcaaaaggagactctgagcCACTAGTAGTgtcactcatatcattgatatctggagacctgttatgAGGATGGAGGAAGATACAAAGAATGAAAAGAATTCAAGAACACTTatctgtatggtatgattatgaatgaagaatgaaagaatatttagaagaatgttcgaagaacaaaagaatcctaagtaatcatttgtataatatgattatgaatgaaattgaaagaatGAAAGAACATCTGTTCAAAATGATAATAACTGTGCATTTTATTGAAGTAACGTTTttaaacataagcctatttcacaaaagattcttattactcctaggcctagagcaataagtgtgttttggacattactctgagtcagttctaaaaactacaggaatctcttccacaGTCTAGTTATCCAGAACACTTTCAGGTATGTAGGGGCAAATGCTCGAAAAATTTTCCCCTCCAGTCTCTTCTTCGtatgtggcgttgatgtccaaGCTTTCCAACCTTTCTTTTGTGACTTCTTTTTTTGGCGTGCCTCTCTCGAAATGAATGATCCCTCCGGACACGAAAGTTTTTGATATGTGGGGGAATATTATTGGCTCCCATTTGATTTCCTCCCCCTTCAACCGtgctcttcttctttcttgcttcttttcaAGCTCCTTTCTCCTTTGTCTTGCATCTGGCTTAAATCTTAAACCGAAGCGATCTCTCTTGTCCTTCAATACTGACGTTTCAATCCTTCCTTGGAGATGTCTTCTAAGTCCTCTTCCGGGTAGGGCCCCTTTTCCAACCATAAACTGTAGACTCATCCTCGTAGTTTTGGACAATTTTGGCATCATAATCTTACTTCCATCGGCGATGAATGTCACATTAACAAATTCCAAAGACCGAAATGAGCATTCGATTGCTTCGTCATCTGTCTTCAAATAGGGCGCATTACTGCTTACAGTTGCAATGATATCCTCTTCAGCATTAATCGTTATCAACCGCCCCTTTGATACCAGCTTCAACTTTTGCTGCAATGATGAAGGCACTGCCCCAGctgaatgtatccagggcctcCCTAATAAGCAATTGTATGAGGGCTTCATATCCATCACTaggaaatccacctcatatgtgtttggcccGATCTGAAGAGATACCTCGATTCTGTCCATCACCCTTCTTTCTGTGCCATCGAATGCTTTCACTATGTTCTGGCACTCcttcatgtgagagctgtctATAGGTAATCTGTTTAACATAGTCAATGGCAGGATGTTCAAGGCTAACCCATTGTCAATCAGTACGTCTGGCACCGTATACCCCTTACAGCGCATGGTAATGTGCAAAGCTTTAGTCGACCCCATGCCACTAGGTGGTATCTCGTCGTCATTGAAGAAGATATAGTTGTCGGCATTTATGTTGCTAACCAAGCGGTCCAGCTTGTTGACGGAGATATCATTGGCAACATATGTTTCATTCAGGACCTTCATCAGCGTGCTGCGGTGGACCTCCAAACTCAAGAGTAAGACCAGCACCGAGATACAAGCTGGTTGTTTACGTAGCTGTTCCACCACACTGTATTCGCtgtgctttaggaattttaaaaactctTTAGCCTCCACCTCGTTAACTGGCTCATTAACAGAAAGTTCAGATTTGGTTGCTTTTTCCTTCATCTCTTCGACCATTGGGGCTTTTCCTTTTGCGGGTTGTGCCTTTTCGCTTGCTGTATCGTAACGTCTCCCGCTACGTGTATAGGAGCCCCTATCTTGGTCCTCTTTTGAAGCGTCAACCAGGTTTTCCTTTCCTAGAATCGTCACGTTACAATTATAATTCCATGGGACCCTTTTGCTGTTTATGTAGGGGAAGACTGCAGGTCCCTGGAATATGACCCTCGGTGGCATTTGCACTCCAGCTTTATTATTTTTGGGTCTCGATATGATGACCACAGGATAGTTAACTGTTTGGTTCTGTGCCATCGATTCTCCCTCCGATGCACATATATCTCCATCTCCAGGGTTTTTGGTTTTTTCATaaaactccatttctttattatttatcatgTTTTGTCCTAGGGCCCTGAACTCCACACActcttggatttcatgccccaccTCATTGTAAAACTCGTAATAGTTCCTCCCTTCTTCAGATTCTTCTCTTGAATCTAACACGATCAACCCTCTCTTAACTATCTCCTTCCACACTCGTCTCAATGGGGTCCTGACTTCTGCAACCTCACATTTGATCTTCTTGTTCCTGCCTTCACTTATCCTGTTCACTCCTTGGTCGGTATGTTTGGGGAGCGAGTTTCCTGCTACATTGGGTACGGCTAGGTCGTCAAACCTCATAATCCCCATTTTAATGAGTCTTTTGACTACTTTCTTGAATGCAgtgcagttttcaatcgagtgcCCGGTGATTCCCGCG contains the following coding sequences:
- the LOC108462765 gene encoding uncharacterized protein LOC108462765; the encoded protein is MTGEMIENAVRSGKIEAKESTRKSTPRKRDNEVNNTSTFSKGQSKSLTINQPKTVTTNQYSTVRQESNARENTERPLFTLIPMTYRELYQNLFNAHVVSPFYLKPLQPSYSKWYDTNTQCEYHAGITGHSIENCTAFKKVVKRLIKMGIMRFDDLAVPNVAGNSLPKHTDQGVNRISEGRNKKIKCEVAEVRTPLRRVWKEIVKRGLIVLDSREESEEGRNYYEFYNEVGHEIQECVEFRALGQNMINNKEMEFYEKTKNPGDGDICASEGESMAQNQTVNYPVVIISRPKNNKAGVQMPPRVIFQGPAVFPYINSKRVPWNYNCNVTILGKENLVDASKEDQDRGSYTRSGRRYDTASEKAQPAKGKAPMVEEMKEKATKSELSVNEPVNEVEAKEFLKFLKHSEYSVVEQLRKQPACISVLVLLLSLEVHRSTLMKVLNETYVANDISVNKLDRLVSNINADNYIFFNDDEIPPSGMGSTKALHITMRCKGYTVPDVLIDNGLALNILPLTMLNRLPIDSSHMKECQNIVKAFDGTERRVMDRIEVSLQIGPNTYEVDFLVMDMKPSYNCLLGRPWIHSAGAVPSSLQQKLKLVSKGRLITINAEEDIIATVSSNAPYLKTDDEAIECSFRSLEFVNVTFIADGSKIMMPKLSKTTRMSLQFMVGKGALPGRGLRRHLQGRIETSVLKDKRDRFGLRFKPDARQRRKELEKKQERRRARLKGEEIKWEPIIFPHISKTFVSGGIIHFERGTPKKEVTKERLESLDINATYEEETGGENFSSICPYIPESVLDN